One Pristiophorus japonicus isolate sPriJap1 chromosome 19, sPriJap1.hap1, whole genome shotgun sequence genomic window carries:
- the LOC139229863 gene encoding proteasome subunit beta type-9-like, translated as MSAYSGTPGCLPMEVSTGTTIMAVEFDGGVVIGSDSRVSAGDSVVNRVMNKLSVLHERIYCALSGSAADAQAMADIINYQLELHSVEIEDAPLVRAAAAMVKNISYKYKEELSAHLIVAGWDRKKRGQVYATLGGMLIRQPFAVGGSGSVFIYGYVDATYKAGMSRAECLQFVTNAIALAIGRDGSSGGVVYLVTITEKGTEHKVILPNELPQFHDE; from the exons ATGTCTGCCTACTCTGGGACTCCGGGCTGCCTCCCCATGGAAGTCAGCACAGGG ACCACAATAATGGCCGTAGAGTTCGATGGTGGAGTGGTGATTGGCTCAGATTCTCGTGTCTCCGCAGG GGATTCGGTGGTTAATCGTGTGATGAACAAGTTGTCTGTCCTCCATGAGAGAATTTATTGCGCCCTGTCTGGTTCAGCAGCTGACGCTCAGGCGATGGCCGACATCATCAACTACCAGCTGGAACTGCACAG CGTTGAAATTGAAGATGCTCCGTTGGTTCGAGCTGCTGCTGCCATGGTCAAAAACATCAGCTACAAGTATAAGGAAGAGTTGTCAGCGCACCTGATAGTGGCTGGATGGGACAGGAAGAAGAGAGGGCAG GTCTACGCCACTCTGGGAGGGATGCTGATCAGACAGCCGTTCGCAGTTGGTGGCTCCGGGAGTGTCTTCATTTATGGATATGTCGATGCTACTTATAAAGCTGGAATGAGTAGGGCGGAGTGCCTGCAGTTTGTAACTAACG CTATCGCACTGGCCATTGGGAGAGACGGCTCGAGTGGAGGAGTGGTGTACCTTGTAACAATCACAGAGAAAGGAACTGAGCACAAAGTCATTCTGCCCAATGAGTTGCCTCAATTCCACGATGAATGA